From Musa acuminata AAA Group cultivar baxijiao chromosome BXJ3-8, Cavendish_Baxijiao_AAA, whole genome shotgun sequence, one genomic window encodes:
- the LOC103994071 gene encoding importin subunit beta-1, producing the protein MAMEITQVLLSAQSPDGHTRTLAEANLKQFQEQNLPLFLLSLSVELSSEQKPPESRRLAGIILKNSLDAKDAVRKEELTQRWVSVDPSIKSQIKDSLLRTLGSSVSDARQTSSQVIAKVASIEVPRREWQELIGLLLNNMTQPDAPAPLKQSTLEALGYVCEEVSPQDLEQDQVNAILTAVVQGMNQTEHSSEVRLAAVKALYNALDFAQTNFENEVERNFIMKVVCETTMSKESEIRQAAIECLVSIASTYYEYLEPYMQTLFNLTANAVRGDEEPVALQAIEFWSSICDEEIQIQEEFGEDNGESSSPHSNFIKQALPTLVPLMLETLLKQEEDQDQEDGVWNLSMAGGTCLGLIARTVGDAVVPLAMPFVESNITKGDWRSREAATFAFGSILEGPSIEKLAPLVHSGLQFLLNAMKDQNSHVKDTTAWTLGRIFEFLHSAGGEYPILTATNLPHIMSVLLESIRDAPNVAEKVCGAIYFLAQGFEDAGSSSSILSPYLGDIVSALLSTADRTDPSNVRLRSSAYETLNEIVRCSSIPETSNMVAHLLHEIMNRLSKTLELHIASSEDREKQGDLQALLCGVLQVILQKLSNSNETKPIILQSADQMMILFLQVFACRSSTVHEEAMLAIGALAYATGPEFAKYMQEFYKYLEMGLQNFEEYQVCSISVGVVGDICRAVDDKVLPYCDGIMSQLLKDLSSPMLHRSVKPPIFSCFGDIALAIGEHFEKYVPYVIPMLQGAAELCSHLDVNDDDMQEYGNQLRRGIFEAYSGILQGFKGPKAALMVPCASPLLSFIEAVVRDTNRDEEVTKAAVAVLGDLADTLGPNTKILFKDCTFHMELLGECFRSDNDQLKETATWTQGMIQRVLVS; encoded by the exons ATGGCGATGGAGATTACCCAGGTCCTCTTGTCTGCCCAATCTCCTGACGGGCATACTCGAACTCTTGCTGAAGCAAACCTCAAGCAGTTTCAGGAACAGAATCTCCCCCTCTTTCTACTTTCCTTATCTGTTGAGCTATCAAGTGAACAGAAGCCTCCCGAGTCTCGAAGACTTGCCGGTATTATTCTTAAGAATTCCCTAGATGCAAAGGATGCAGTTCGTAAGGAAGAATTGACTCAGCGGTGGGTCAGTGTGGATCCATCTATCAAATCCCAAATCAAGGATTCTTTGTTGAGGACGCTTGGATCATCAGTATCTGACGCTCGACAGACTTCTTCACAAGTCATTGCTAAGGTTGCATCAATCGAGGTACCACGACGTGAATGGCAAGAGCTGATAGGGTTGCTTCTAAACAACATGACTCAGCCAGATGCCCCTGCTCCTTTAAAGCAATCAACCTTGGAGGCACTGGGGTATGTTTGTGAGGAGGTATCTCCTCAGGACTTGGAGCAGGATCAAGTAAATGCCATCCTCACTGCTGTTGTGCAGGGTATGAACCAGACAGAACATAGTTCTGAAGTCCGCCTTGCAGCTGTTAAGGCACTTTATAATGCTTTAGATTTTGCTCAGACTAACTTTGAGAATGAGGTAGAGAGGAACTTCATCATGAAAGTTGTCTGTGAGACCACTATGTCAAAAGAGTCAGAGATCAGACAAGCAGCAATTGAGTGCCTTGTTTCTATAGCCTCTACATATTATGAGTATCTTGAGCCTTACATGCAGACCCTTTTTAATTTGACTGCGAATGCAGTGAGAGGAGATGAGGAGCCTGTTGCTCTTCAAGCGATTGAGTTTTGGAGCTCTATCTGTGATGAAGAGATTCAAATTCAAGAGGAGTTTGGGGAAGATAACGGCGAGAGCTCTTCTCCCCATTCTAACTTTATAAAGCAAGCGCTTCCTACGCTTGTGCCATTGATGTTAGAAACACTGCTTAAACAAGAGGAGGATCAGGATCAGGAAGATGGTGTCTGGAATCTGTCTATGGCTGGGGGAACCTGCCTTGGACTTATTGCAAGAACCGTTGGGGATGCAGTTGTGCCCCTTGCGATGCCATTTGTGGAGAGTAATATAACAAAGGGTGACTGGCGAAGCCGTGAAGCAGCTACTTTTGCATTTGGGTCAATTCTCGAAGGTCCGTCCATTGAGAAGCTTGCACCACTTGTCCATTCTGGACTTCAATTCTTGTTGAATGCAATGAAAGACCAGAATAGTCATGTCAAGGACACAACAGCATGGACCCTTGGTAGGATCTTTGAGTTCCTGCATTCTGCTGGTGGTGAATATCCAATTTTAACTGCCACAAACCTTCCGCACATCATGTCTGTATTGTTGGAGAGTATCAGAGATGCTCCTAATGTGGCTGAGAAAGTTTGTGGAGCCATTTATTTCCTTGCCCAAGGTTTTGAGGATGCAGGTTCTAGTTCATCGATACTTTCACCCTATCTTGGTGATATTGTTTCAGCCCTCCTTTCTACAGCTGATCGCACAGATCCAAGCAATGTTAGGCTTCGTTCTTCTGCATATGAAACATTGAATGAGATAGTTCGATGTAGCAGTATACCTGAAACTTCGAACATGGTTGCTCATCTACTCCATGAAATCATGAATAGATTAAGCAAAACTCTGGAGCTTCATATTGCATCTTCGGAGGACAGGGAAAAGCAGGGTGATCTGCAAGCCCTGCTATGTGGCGTCCTTCAAGTAATATTACAAAAATTGAGTAACTCAAATGAGACGAAGCCTATAATTCTTCAGTCTGCTGATCAGATGATGATCCTCTTCCTTCAAGTTTTTGCTTGCCGCAGTTCTACCGTGCATGAAGAAGCAATGCTTGCGATCGGGGCGCTTGCTTATGCCACAGGCCCTGAATTTGCAAAGTACATGCAAGAGTTCTACAAGTATTTGGAGATGGGCTTGCAGAACTTTGAAGAGTATCAAGTCTGCTCCATATCTGTTGGTGTGGTCGGTGATATCTGTCGTGCAGTAGATGACAAGGTCCTTCCCTATTGTGATGGCATCATGAGTCAGCTTCTGAAAGATCTCTCCAGTCCTATGCTTCATCGGTCTGTAAAGCCTCCTATATTTTCATGCTTTGGAGATATTGCTCTTGCAATCGGGGAGCATTTTGAAAAGTATGTCCCTTATGTTATACCGATGCTGCAAGGAGCTGCCGAGCTCTGCTCTCACTTGGATGTAAATGATGATGATATGCAAGAATATGGTAATCAGCTCAGACGTGGTATTTTCGAGGCTTACTCTGGTATACTTCAAGGGTTCAAAGGTCCCAAGGCAGCTCTGATGGTTCCTTGCGCGAGCCCTCTTCTGAGCTTCATCGAAGCTGTTGTTCGGGATACGAACAG GGACGAGGAGGTAACCAAAGCTGCGGTTGCGGTGCTGGGAGATCTTGCAGACACTCTTGGTCCAAACACAAAGATCCTGTTCAAGGATTGTACTTTTCATATGGAGTTATTGGGAGAATGCTTTCGATCAGACAATGACCAATTGAAGGAAACTGCGACTTGGACTCAAGGAATGATTCAGCGAGTATTAGTCTCGTGA